One window of Dyadobacter sandarakinus genomic DNA carries:
- a CDS encoding glycosyltransferase family 117 protein, which translates to MTRFNRSNNLTGWIVFAIALVTYALTVERTASFWDCGEFIACAFKLQVPHPPGAPFFLLIGRLFSFLALGDLASVAYWVNMVSVLSSAFTILFLFWTITLLARKFISKTDDELTQGDIALLMGAGVVGALAYTWSDSFWFSAVEAEVYGMSSFFTAIVIWAVFKWERVQDPATENRWLILIAYLVGLSIGVHLLNLVTIPALALVYYFKKYNHVSVFGGILAFIGGLAVLAIINSGIIPGLPSIAGKFEIFFVNSLGMPYKSGVIFFIILFIGALIWGIFYSQRKEKVLLNTGLLSLAFVLIGYASYLMVLVRAEYNPPINENNPNDVLSFVSYLKREQYGSRPLLYGPSFVSSPISQKRGAPMYRKQDGKYVIYDYRPEYEYEPGTSMLLPRMYSTQPGHPQLYQQMTGLAEGQKPNMSHNLSFMFSYQIGHMYWRYFLWNFVGRESDEEGAGNMLPWDAFKKYPEPISRNKAHDNYFMLPFLLGLFGLVVMYFRQKRDLLVLGLLFILTGVALVVYLNSPPTEPRERDYIYVGSFYIFCIWIGFGVLAIADALGRFVQNGTTRAGVATAFGLVVPVIMGAKGWDNHDRDNRFHSVDFAKNLLNSCAPNAILFTGGDNDTFPLWYVQEVEGFRTDVRVCNLSLLGTDWYIDQMRRKTYQSEALPISLDKKNYAFGKNDIVLFYEIPSVKDGINLKEYMGLLKQENKAIQAPLMSGEMTSILPSSVLFMPVNADAVKKLNIIKPDLVPYLSDSISWTIGKSNLYKSDLIMLDIIATNDWKRPIYFSSTLGGSSYLNLKEYMQLEGYAYRLLPVKVPGATDGYVNTDVMYNNLMNKMFWRELDNPNTYYDNTYLGSPVATARIAFLRLAGQLIADGKRDEAKKAIQKSLATMPDKSIPYDQFSASFIGLLFDLGETKQALQIAETMAVRADEVLTWAQDNGTTRRQDSRVNLYIMQAIVQECRQAKQEAVAKKYEAMFQKHMMALNMYGGQ; encoded by the coding sequence ATGACCCGTTTCAATCGTTCAAACAACCTTACGGGTTGGATTGTTTTCGCCATTGCACTAGTCACATACGCACTTACAGTTGAACGGACTGCCAGCTTTTGGGATTGCGGTGAATTCATTGCCTGCGCCTTCAAGTTACAGGTTCCACACCCTCCCGGCGCCCCCTTCTTTCTTCTGATCGGCCGCCTTTTTTCATTTCTTGCGCTTGGTGATCTTGCCTCGGTGGCTTACTGGGTCAACATGGTGTCTGTACTCAGCAGTGCATTTACCATCCTTTTCCTTTTCTGGACTATCACCCTGCTTGCGCGGAAATTTATTTCCAAAACAGACGATGAGCTTACCCAGGGCGATATCGCCCTGCTGATGGGTGCGGGCGTAGTGGGTGCGCTGGCCTATACCTGGTCCGATTCCTTCTGGTTTTCGGCCGTGGAAGCGGAGGTATATGGTATGTCGTCGTTCTTTACGGCAATCGTGATCTGGGCAGTATTTAAATGGGAGCGCGTGCAGGATCCTGCTACCGAAAACCGCTGGCTGATCCTGATCGCCTACCTGGTGGGCCTTTCCATTGGAGTCCACTTGCTCAACCTGGTGACCATTCCGGCACTTGCCCTGGTTTATTATTTCAAGAAATACAATCACGTATCTGTATTTGGCGGTATTCTGGCTTTTATAGGAGGTCTTGCTGTACTGGCTATTATTAACTCCGGGATCATTCCGGGGCTGCCGAGCATTGCGGGCAAGTTTGAGATTTTCTTTGTCAACAGTCTGGGAATGCCTTATAAGTCGGGTGTGATTTTCTTTATCATCCTCTTCATCGGTGCATTGATCTGGGGTATTTTTTATTCACAGAGAAAAGAAAAAGTGCTGCTGAACACCGGCTTGCTGTCGCTGGCATTTGTACTGATCGGCTACGCGAGCTACCTCATGGTACTGGTACGCGCCGAGTACAATCCACCGATTAACGAAAACAATCCCAATGATGTACTGAGCTTTGTTTCGTACCTGAAACGTGAGCAATATGGAAGCCGGCCGCTGCTTTACGGGCCATCTTTTGTGTCCAGCCCGATCAGTCAGAAACGCGGTGCGCCTATGTACCGGAAGCAGGACGGCAAGTATGTGATCTACGACTATCGTCCGGAGTACGAGTATGAGCCGGGTACCAGCATGCTCCTGCCACGGATGTACAGCACCCAGCCGGGGCACCCGCAGCTGTATCAGCAAATGACCGGCCTGGCCGAGGGGCAAAAGCCGAATATGTCGCATAATCTGTCATTCATGTTCTCCTACCAGATCGGACATATGTACTGGCGGTACTTTCTATGGAACTTCGTGGGACGCGAAAGTGATGAAGAAGGTGCCGGAAACATGCTTCCATGGGATGCTTTCAAAAAATATCCTGAGCCTATTTCCCGCAACAAAGCGCACGACAACTACTTTATGCTGCCGTTCTTGCTGGGTTTATTTGGCCTGGTAGTAATGTACTTCCGCCAGAAACGCGACCTGCTGGTACTGGGGCTGCTCTTTATACTGACAGGTGTAGCGCTTGTGGTATACCTGAATTCGCCGCCTACCGAGCCGCGCGAACGGGACTATATTTATGTAGGGTCATTTTACATTTTCTGTATCTGGATCGGTTTCGGCGTGCTTGCCATTGCGGATGCATTGGGCAGGTTTGTACAAAATGGTACGACACGCGCCGGAGTAGCTACGGCTTTCGGATTGGTTGTACCGGTGATTATGGGTGCCAAAGGCTGGGATAACCACGACCGCGACAACCGCTTTCATTCTGTTGATTTTGCCAAAAACCTGCTGAACTCCTGTGCACCGAATGCAATTCTGTTTACAGGTGGCGATAACGATACTTTCCCCCTTTGGTATGTACAGGAGGTGGAAGGTTTCCGCACCGATGTGCGGGTTTGTAACCTGAGTCTTCTTGGTACCGACTGGTACATTGACCAGATGCGCCGTAAGACCTACCAATCTGAGGCACTGCCGATTTCGCTTGATAAAAAGAATTATGCATTTGGTAAAAATGACATTGTACTGTTCTACGAGATACCGAGCGTAAAAGACGGTATCAACCTGAAAGAGTACATGGGTCTGCTGAAGCAGGAGAACAAGGCGATTCAGGCACCGCTAATGAGTGGCGAAATGACTTCCATATTGCCGTCTTCGGTGCTTTTTATGCCTGTAAATGCGGATGCTGTAAAGAAGCTGAACATCATCAAACCTGATCTCGTACCTTATCTGAGCGACTCGATCAGCTGGACGATCGGGAAAAGCAATCTGTACAAATCCGATCTGATCATGCTGGATATCATCGCGACCAACGACTGGAAGCGGCCGATCTACTTCTCATCTACCCTGGGAGGATCAAGCTACCTGAACCTGAAAGAGTACATGCAGCTGGAAGGCTATGCTTACCGCCTGCTGCCGGTGAAAGTGCCTGGTGCAACAGATGGTTATGTCAATACCGACGTGATGTACAACAACCTGATGAACAAGATGTTCTGGCGGGAACTTGACAATCCGAACACTTATTACGACAATACTTACCTAGGCTCCCCTGTGGCCACCGCGCGCATAGCATTCCTGCGCCTCGCCGGCCAGCTGATTGCCGACGGAAAGCGTGACGAGGCGAAAAAAGCCATTCAGAAATCACTCGCTACCATGCCGGATAAGAGTATCCCGTACGATCAGTTCTCGGCCAGCTTTATCGGTCTTCTTTTTGATCTGGGAGAAACAAAACAGGCTTTACAAATAGCCGAAACAATGGCAGTACGTGCTGATGAAGTGCTTACCTGGGCTCAGGATAATGGTACAACCCGCCGGCAGGACAGCCGCGTAAATCTCTATATCATGCAGGCTATCGTGCAGGAATGCCGGCAGGCCAAGCAGGAGGCTGTTGCCAAAAAGTACGAGGCCATGTTCCAGAAGCACATGATGGCTTTGAATATGTACGGAGGACAGTAA
- a CDS encoding ABC transporter permease codes for MRNILLVIRREYLVRVKKRSFLIMTLLAPLLFVGFYASVIWVAIGSVDTKTVQVLDESGLFNQKFRDTEAMRFTYLHSSIDSAKSDFKSGGANALVYIPKNIIDSPKSVRIYAAKNVSMDLKSEIEKVIEKQIEDVKLREAGITVKVLEDARVNVDSSTISLSDEGEKTSSSGAATVIGGICAFLIYMSVFIYGTQVMRGITEEKTSRVVEVIISSVKPFQLMMGKIIGVALVGLTQFLLWITLTTALSSATSAIVSQQMAKESPELAQEMKKMQKGMPGQGMPGGEVDNPIGEVMGAIESLNIPLILGCFLFYYLGGYLLYSALFGAIGAAVDSDSDTQQFMLPITLPIIFSFVFAQFVLRDPDGTLAFWTSIIPFTSPIIMMVRIPFGVPAWEIVLSMTLLILGFMGTTWLAARIYRVGILMYGKKVTYRELIKWVFYK; via the coding sequence ATGCGAAATATTTTACTGGTTATCAGAAGGGAATACCTGGTGAGGGTCAAAAAAAGGTCATTCCTGATCATGACACTGCTTGCACCGTTGCTTTTTGTCGGATTCTACGCGTCGGTAATTTGGGTAGCCATCGGCTCGGTGGATACCAAGACGGTGCAGGTACTGGACGAGAGCGGGCTTTTCAACCAGAAGTTCAGGGATACCGAGGCCATGCGCTTCACTTACCTGCATTCCAGCATTGACTCCGCCAAGTCGGATTTCAAATCGGGCGGCGCGAATGCACTCGTTTACATACCGAAAAACATTATTGACAGCCCGAAAAGCGTCCGGATATATGCTGCCAAAAACGTGAGCATGGACCTGAAATCGGAGATCGAAAAGGTGATTGAAAAGCAGATCGAGGACGTGAAGCTGCGCGAGGCAGGTATTACTGTGAAGGTACTGGAAGACGCGCGCGTAAATGTGGATTCAAGTACGATCAGCCTGAGCGACGAAGGCGAGAAAACAAGCAGCTCAGGTGCTGCCACGGTGATCGGCGGTATTTGCGCATTCCTGATCTATATGTCGGTTTTCATCTATGGTACCCAGGTCATGCGCGGGATTACGGAGGAAAAGACGAGCCGCGTGGTGGAAGTGATTATTTCGTCGGTTAAACCATTTCAGCTGATGATGGGCAAGATCATCGGCGTGGCACTGGTAGGACTCACCCAATTCCTGCTGTGGATCACGCTGACGACAGCGCTGTCCAGCGCAACTTCGGCCATCGTGAGTCAGCAAATGGCTAAAGAATCGCCAGAGCTGGCGCAGGAAATGAAGAAAATGCAAAAGGGAATGCCAGGACAAGGCATGCCCGGCGGGGAAGTAGACAACCCGATCGGTGAAGTGATGGGAGCGATTGAAAGCCTGAATATTCCACTTATCCTGGGCTGTTTCCTGTTTTACTACCTCGGCGGATACCTGCTGTACAGCGCACTTTTCGGGGCCATCGGGGCTGCGGTGGACAGTGACTCGGACACGCAGCAGTTTATGCTGCCGATTACCCTCCCTATTATCTTTTCGTTCGTGTTTGCGCAGTTTGTCCTTCGTGATCCGGACGGTACCCTGGCATTCTGGACTTCCATCATTCCTTTTACTTCGCCGATCATCATGATGGTGCGTATTCCATTCGGTGTGCCGGCCTGGGAGATCGTGCTTTCGATGACCCTGCTGATCCTAGGATTTATGGGTACTACCTGGCTTGCAGCCCGCATTTACCGCGTCGGGATATTGATGTACGGCAAAAAAGTAACCTACCGGGAGTTGATCAAATGGGTTTTTTACAAGTGA
- a CDS encoding ABC transporter ATP-binding protein has product MNIVEVRNVTKEYANHVALDNVSMDIPKGCIFGLLGPNGAGKTSLIRIINQITGPDRGEILFDGRHLHSDHISRIGYLPEERGLYKKMKVGEQLLYLAQLKGLTQKQALEKLKAWFIKFDIKTWWDKSVSDLSKGMQQKVQFVSTVLHEPDLVILDEPFSGFDPINANLIRDEILELKQKGCTIIFSTHRMETVEELCDHIALIHKAHKVLDGPKKLIKEQFKTHTFYVEYKGSTEGLTSRFPVLAEKSLENGYKRADIQLQPGESPNDLLTSLLPFAEIRAFGENIPTMSDIFMRAVNEVPEA; this is encoded by the coding sequence ATGAATATTGTTGAAGTCCGGAATGTTACCAAGGAGTACGCCAATCACGTTGCGCTCGACAATGTGAGCATGGACATCCCAAAAGGCTGCATCTTCGGGCTGCTCGGGCCTAACGGTGCGGGTAAAACTTCCCTCATCCGTATCATCAACCAGATTACCGGCCCTGACCGGGGCGAGATCCTGTTTGATGGCCGTCACCTGCATTCCGACCATATCAGCCGCATCGGTTACCTGCCGGAGGAGCGGGGATTGTACAAGAAAATGAAGGTAGGCGAGCAGCTGCTTTATCTGGCACAGCTCAAAGGTTTAACCCAGAAACAGGCACTGGAAAAGCTGAAAGCCTGGTTTATCAAGTTTGATATTAAAACCTGGTGGGACAAGAGCGTGTCGGACCTTTCCAAAGGAATGCAGCAGAAGGTGCAGTTTGTATCCACCGTGCTGCATGAGCCCGACCTGGTGATCCTGGATGAACCGTTTTCGGGCTTTGATCCCATTAATGCCAATCTCATCCGCGACGAAATCCTCGAATTAAAACAAAAAGGCTGCACGATCATCTTTTCGACCCACCGCATGGAAACGGTGGAGGAGCTTTGCGACCATATCGCGCTGATCCACAAGGCCCACAAGGTACTCGACGGACCCAAAAAGCTGATCAAGGAGCAGTTTAAAACCCATACTTTTTACGTGGAATACAAAGGCAGTACGGAAGGTCTTACCAGCCGCTTTCCCGTACTGGCAGAGAAAAGCCTTGAAAACGGGTACAAGCGGGCCGACATTCAGCTGCAACCCGGTGAAAGTCCGAATGACCTGCTGACCAGCCTGCTTCCTTTTGCAGAAATCAGGGCCTTTGGCGAGAACATACCTACCATGAGCGACATTTTTATGAGGGCAGTCAACGAAGTGCCCGAGGCCTGA
- a CDS encoding alanine dehydrogenase, whose amino-acid sequence MAQSQITGFEELAKQSALYPQEALLSVRKDKNSLHIGLPREVSLQENRIALTPDAVSILVRNGHEVWVEKDAGKGANLSDHEYSEAGAHIVQSPEEVYQANIILKIEPLVADEFRYVKQGTTLISALNLPALERSYFEKLNELKMTGIGYELIEDKVGGKPIIRAMGEIAGSTVLLIAAEYLSTPNGGRGIILGGITGVPPTKIVILGAGTVSEYATRAAISVGADIKVFDKHIYRLQRLKYAIGQNLYTSIIDTDTLAEAIARADVVIGTMRAENGISPLIVTKEMVAKMKPGSVIIDVSIDQGGSFETSRMTTHKNPTFRYNDVIHYCVPNIPSRVAHTASTALSNVFLPFLLQTGTIGGIEEMIYANRWFMKGVYGHKGTLTNSHIARSFNMRYKDLTLLLAARM is encoded by the coding sequence ATGGCGCAGTCTCAGATTACCGGTTTTGAAGAATTAGCGAAGCAGTCAGCATTGTATCCTCAGGAAGCGCTGCTATCGGTCCGGAAGGACAAAAATTCTTTACACATCGGTCTGCCCCGCGAAGTGTCCCTGCAAGAAAACCGGATTGCGCTCACACCCGATGCCGTGAGCATACTTGTGCGGAACGGTCATGAGGTATGGGTGGAAAAGGATGCGGGCAAAGGTGCCAACTTATCAGACCACGAGTACAGTGAGGCCGGTGCACACATTGTGCAAAGCCCCGAGGAAGTGTACCAGGCCAACATTATCCTGAAAATAGAGCCGCTGGTAGCGGACGAGTTCCGGTATGTAAAGCAGGGTACCACGCTCATCTCGGCCCTTAATCTGCCTGCATTGGAAAGAAGCTATTTCGAAAAGCTGAATGAACTCAAGATGACCGGGATCGGCTATGAGCTGATTGAAGATAAAGTGGGCGGCAAGCCGATTATCCGGGCCATGGGTGAGATTGCAGGTAGTACCGTACTGCTTATTGCGGCCGAGTACCTGTCTACCCCCAATGGCGGGCGGGGAATTATCCTCGGCGGGATTACCGGCGTGCCCCCCACCAAGATCGTGATCCTGGGTGCAGGTACGGTGTCGGAGTATGCGACCCGGGCTGCCATCAGTGTGGGGGCGGATATCAAGGTTTTTGATAAACACATTTATCGCCTGCAAAGGCTCAAATACGCAATAGGGCAAAATCTTTACACTTCCATCATCGATACCGATACCCTGGCGGAAGCGATTGCAAGAGCCGACGTGGTGATCGGTACAATGCGGGCTGAAAACGGGATCAGTCCGCTGATCGTCACCAAGGAAATGGTCGCCAAGATGAAGCCGGGCTCGGTGATCATCGACGTCAGCATCGACCAGGGTGGTTCTTTTGAAACTTCCCGCATGACCACCCATAAAAACCCGACATTCCGGTACAATGATGTGATCCATTATTGTGTGCCCAACATACCATCCCGGGTGGCGCACACGGCCAGTACGGCCTTGAGCAACGTTTTTCTGCCGTTTTTACTGCAGACGGGTACCATCGGCGGCATTGAAGAGATGATTTATGCGAACCGCTGGTTTATGAAAGGCGTTTATGGTCACAAAGGAACGCTCACCAACTCCCACATTGCCCGGAGCTTCAATATGAGGTATAAGGACCTAACGCTGCTGCTCGCAGCAAGGATGTAG
- the tsaE gene encoding tRNA (adenosine(37)-N6)-threonylcarbamoyltransferase complex ATPase subunit type 1 TsaE yields MTNHPDILQFSGLEELPAISSQLLQIGKDIPVWMFRGQMGAGKTTLIKDLCRHLGVTVPVQSPTFSIVNEYEHEDGLVYHFDFYRIKEESEALDLGVEEYFDSGDFCFVEWPDRIASLWPEEYLLLELMVEESGARVMRISRQVR; encoded by the coding sequence ATGACAAACCACCCCGATATCCTGCAATTCTCCGGTCTTGAGGAGCTACCTGCCATCTCATCCCAACTCCTGCAAATCGGAAAAGACATACCGGTGTGGATGTTCAGGGGCCAGATGGGCGCCGGAAAGACCACCCTGATCAAGGATCTTTGCCGTCATCTGGGCGTCACTGTGCCGGTGCAAAGTCCTACTTTTTCTATTGTCAATGAGTACGAGCACGAGGACGGGCTTGTATACCACTTTGATTTCTACCGTATTAAAGAGGAAAGCGAGGCTCTCGACCTGGGTGTGGAAGAGTACTTCGACTCCGGTGACTTCTGCTTCGTGGAGTGGCCTGACCGCATTGCGTCCCTCTGGCCGGAGGAGTACCTGCTGCTTGAACTGATGGTTGAAGAAAGCGGGGCGCGGGTTATGAGGATCAGCAGACAGGTCCGGTAA
- a CDS encoding RNA polymerase sigma factor, protein MLRTDQMMDDAALWLAFREGDNQALGLLAERYYRTLRRYGMKFMVGPAVVDDAVQDIFLDLWQRRHRINHTESVKFYLLKALRHHIIAYLRYHQKFTGESALDWDTSMPENFNAESLLIEQETLSDLTGELHRQLSRLPKREREALYLRYYEDLSVHEIAELMGVNRQSVSNFLQKALHKIRSKWLVSMVLYLFFL, encoded by the coding sequence TTGCTCCGTACTGATCAGATGATGGACGATGCCGCCTTGTGGCTTGCCTTCCGCGAGGGCGACAACCAGGCCCTAGGCTTGCTTGCAGAACGTTACTACCGCACCTTGCGGCGTTACGGCATGAAGTTCATGGTAGGGCCCGCAGTGGTGGACGATGCTGTTCAGGATATTTTTCTGGATCTGTGGCAGCGGCGGCACCGCATTAATCATACCGAATCGGTAAAGTTTTACCTGCTCAAAGCATTACGGCACCATATTATCGCCTACCTGAGGTACCACCAGAAATTTACCGGCGAGTCGGCCCTGGACTGGGATACTTCCATGCCCGAAAACTTCAATGCGGAATCGCTCCTGATTGAGCAGGAAACACTGTCGGATCTTACCGGTGAGCTCCACAGGCAACTTTCCAGGCTGCCGAAAAGAGAGCGCGAAGCATTGTACCTCCGCTACTACGAAGACCTGAGCGTACACGAGATTGCCGAGCTGATGGGCGTCAACCGGCAGTCGGTTTCCAACTTTCTGCAGAAAGCTTTACATAAGATCCGCTCCAAGTGGCTGGTCTCAATGGTACTATATTTATTCTTTCTTTAA
- a CDS encoding FecR family protein, whose amino-acid sequence MDIPRPSDYHSAEDFLNDARFRRWARGEAPEDAARWQQWLDDHPDKAGLYQQAVATLLVIGGSEESAATNEEPGTEGSFIMSRHTASSFWTWTRWAMAAVLLLAVSFWFLPKNEKAAVPQTHAKPGQAQEAAWHFVKNIKNAPQLINLPDGSSVLLSKGSSLRYPVRMTGAKREVRLNGEGFFEVVKNPEQPFVVYAGTVVTRVLGTSFRVRSFAGQRYAEVAVKTGKVSVTTAAGGGDNNKLALTLLPDQQIRLSLDENEPLTTLPAPVPVTAALPIQRALFDFHFTPISEAFGVLEDSYGVTVHYDRQKMRHCTLTASLKDEPFLEKIRLICLATETTFRMDGGHVYIDGPGCP is encoded by the coding sequence ATGGATATACCTCGACCATCCGATTATCATTCTGCCGAAGACTTCCTGAACGATGCCCGCTTTCGCCGCTGGGCAAGGGGCGAAGCACCCGAAGATGCAGCTCGCTGGCAACAGTGGCTGGACGATCACCCGGACAAGGCGGGGTTGTACCAGCAGGCCGTGGCCACCTTGCTGGTAATCGGCGGCAGCGAAGAATCCGCTGCTACTAACGAAGAGCCTGGGACGGAAGGATCATTCATAATGTCCCGGCACACTGCTTCCTCCTTTTGGACCTGGACACGCTGGGCTATGGCAGCCGTGCTTTTGCTCGCCGTAAGTTTCTGGTTTTTACCAAAAAATGAAAAAGCGGCTGTCCCGCAAACCCATGCTAAACCTGGTCAGGCGCAGGAGGCAGCGTGGCATTTTGTAAAAAACATAAAAAATGCCCCGCAGCTCATCAACCTGCCCGACGGCTCCTCGGTACTGCTTTCCAAAGGCAGCAGCCTGCGTTACCCGGTCAGGATGACGGGTGCCAAGCGGGAAGTACGCCTCAATGGAGAGGGCTTTTTTGAGGTGGTTAAAAATCCGGAACAACCTTTCGTGGTATACGCAGGGACCGTAGTCACCCGGGTGCTGGGCACGAGCTTCCGGGTACGCTCCTTTGCAGGCCAGCGGTACGCAGAAGTGGCGGTAAAGACCGGGAAAGTTTCGGTAACAACCGCTGCCGGCGGAGGTGACAACAACAAATTAGCGCTTACCCTCCTGCCCGATCAGCAGATCCGCCTCAGTCTTGACGAAAATGAGCCGCTTACCACGCTGCCCGCTCCGGTACCTGTTACCGCTGCCCTGCCGATCCAGCGTGCGCTTTTTGATTTTCATTTCACGCCCATCTCCGAGGCATTTGGCGTGCTCGAAGACAGCTATGGCGTTACCGTGCATTATGACCGGCAGAAAATGCGGCATTGCACCCTCACTGCTTCGCTCAAAGACGAGCCTTTTCTTGAAAAAATTCGCCTGATATGCCTGGCTACCGAAACGACCTTCAGGATGGATGGCGGGCATGTGTACATAGATGGGCCGGGATGCCCCTGA